A single genomic interval of Malania oleifera isolate guangnan ecotype guangnan chromosome 13, ASM2987363v1, whole genome shotgun sequence harbors:
- the LOC131145853 gene encoding uncharacterized protein LOC131145853, with amino-acid sequence MDSRGKDVDAREENDVGATSVQEIDTSTLLRGLARQVREEIRRDSEGQNCPPVNQGCSIDQFTRLKPSAFAGSVDPLVAESWVQEMEKMLAVLSCTEAQKVLFATFKLTGEAERWWQAVKLLEEQRAVPTNMTWSRFRELFYDRYFPATTRATKAEEFFHLNQGQLTVQQYAAKFMELSRFAPFMVPDEFQKARWFERGLKPRIHEQVVVLKVQNFSELVDRATVAELSLQRSAEMTEQRKRPMPPSFSDDARQGSWKRDKYVGGQRSDKGNQGRLSDSSPPYCARCKLRHWGECLARNIKCYRCGKYGHMARDCRGLPNNAPAPDQHQRNEPLPRGGPARVYTMVPADRNIARGAGAGMILY; translated from the coding sequence atggattccaggggaaaggaCGTTGATGCTAGAGAGGAGAATGATGTAGGAGCCACTAGTGTGCAAGAGATCGATACCTCCACTCTACTGCGGGGTTTAGCTCGGCAGGTTCGGGAAGAAATTAGGCGAGACTCTGAAGGACAGAACTGCCCACCTGTGAACCAGGGTTGTTCGATTGACCAATTTACTCGCTTGAAACCTTCTGCATTTGCGGGCAGTGTTGACCCACTCGTAGCAGAGAGTtgggtgcaagagatggagaaaatgTTGGCTGTGTTATCTTGCACTGAGGCACAGAAGGTTCTCTTCGCTACCTTTAAGTTAACAGGGGAGGCCGAGCGTTGGTGGCAAGCAGTAAAGCTATTAGAGGAACAGCGGGCAGTACCCACAAATATGACTTGGAGTCGATTTAGGGAACTTTTCTATGATCGATATTTCCCTGCCACCACCAGGGCTACGAAGGCAGAGGAATTCTTTCACCTGAATCAGGGGCAACTTACTGTGCAGCAATACGCTGCGAAGTTCATGGAGCTCTCTCGTTTTGCACCTTTTATGGTTCCAGATGAGTTCCAGAAGGCGAGATGGTTTGAGAGGGGATTGAAACCGAGAATTCACGAGCAAGTGGTAGTTTTGAAGGTACAAAACTTTTCAGaactggtggatagagccaccgtGGCAGAATTGAGTCTGCAGAGGAGTGCAGAGATGACagagcagaggaagaggcctatgcctcccaGTTTTTCTGATGATGCCAGACAGGGCTCGTGGAAGAGGGACAAATATGTTGGGGGACAAAGATCTGATAAAGGTAATCAGGGACGTCTGAGTGATTCATCACCTCCCTATTGTGCTCGTTGTAAGTTGAGGCATTGGGGAGAGTGCCTAGCCAGGAACATTAAGTGTTATCGGTGCGGCAAATACGGCCACATGGCCCGAGATTGTCGAGGACTGCCGAACAACGCACCCGCTCCTGATCAGCACCAGAGGAATGAGCCACTGCCTCGTGGTGGTCCAGCGCGTGTTTATACCATGGTTCCGGCTGATAGGAATATTGCTCGTGGTGCAGGagcaggtatgattttatattaa